A genomic stretch from Ictalurus punctatus breed USDA103 chromosome 2, Coco_2.0, whole genome shotgun sequence includes:
- the LOC108280241 gene encoding ferritin, middle subunit: METSQIRQNYHRDCEAAINKMINMELFASYTYTSMAYYFTRDDVALEGFAHFFKENSHEERELAEKFMSFQNKRGGRIFLQDVKKPERDEWRNGLEAMQCALQLEKTVNQALLDLHKLATDKADPHLCDFLETHYLNKQVETIKKLVDHITNLTKMDAANNRMAEYLFDKHTLGEES, from the exons ATGGAGACTTCTCAGATTCGTCAGAACTACCACCGCGACTGCGAGGCCGCCATTAACAAGATGATTAACATGGAGCTTTTCGCCTCCTACACCTACACCTCCATG GCCTACTACTTCACTCGCGATGACGTCGCGCTCGAGGGTTTCGCCCATTTCTTCAAAGAGAACAGTCACGAGGAGCGCGAGCTCGCGGAGAAGTTTATGTCCTTCCAGAACAAGAGAGGCGGGCGCATTTTCCTCCAGGACGTCAAG AAACCGGAGCGTGATGAGTGGCGCAATGGACTGGAGGCCATGCAGTGTGCTCTGCAGCTGGAGAAGACCGTGAACCAGGCTCTGCTTGACCTGCACAAACTCGCCACTGATAAAGCAGATCCTCAT CTGTGTGACTTCCTGGAGACTCACTACCTGAACAAGCAGGTGGAGACCATAAAGAAACTGGTTGACCACATCACCAACCTCACCAAGATGGATGCTGCCAACAACCGTATGGCCGAGTACCTGTTTGATAAACACACCCTGGGAGAAGAGAGTTAA